In a genomic window of Suricata suricatta isolate VVHF042 chromosome 12, meerkat_22Aug2017_6uvM2_HiC, whole genome shotgun sequence:
- the NELFCD gene encoding negative elongation factor C/D isoform X1, translating to MRRVDRMFPSDHSDCLEEEEEVKKQEEDYGEGEDDAEVQQECLHKFSTRDYIMEPSIFNTLKRYFQAGGSPENVIQLLSENYTAVAQTVNLLAEWLIQTGVEPVQVQETVENHLKSLLIKHFDPRKADSIFTEEGETPAWLEQMIAHTTWRDLFYKLAEAHPDCLMLNFTVKLISDAGYQGEITSVSTACQQLEVFSRVLRTSLATILDGGEENLEKNLPEFAKMVCHGEHTYLLAQAVMSVLAQEEQGGSAVRRIAQEVQRFAQEKGHDASQITLALGTAASYPRACQALGAMLSKGALNPADITVLFKMFTSMDPPPVELIRVPAFLGLFMQSLFKPGARINQDHKHKYIHILAYAASVVETWKKNKRVGINKDELKSTSKAVETVHNLCCNENKGASELVAELSTLYQCIRFPVVAMGVLKWVDWTVSEPRYFQLQTDHTPVHLALLDEISTCHQLLHPQVLQLLVKLFETEHSQLDVMEQLELKKTLLDRMVHLLSRGYVLPVVSYIRKCLEKLDTDISLIRYFVTEVLDVIAPPYTSDFVQLFLPILENDSIAGTIKTEGEHDPVTEFIAHCKSNFILVN from the exons ATGAGACGGGTGGACCGGATGTTCCCTTCGGATCATTCTGACTgcttggaggaggaagaggaagtcaAAAAG CAGGAGGAGGATTACGGAGAGGGGGAAGACGACGCGGAGGTCCAGCAGGAATGCCTCCACAAGTTCTCCACCCGGGACTATATAATGGAGCCCTCCATCTTCAACACGCTGAAGAG GTATTTTCAGGCAGGAGGGTCTCCGGAGAACGTGATCCAGCTGCTCTCAGAGAACTACACGGCCGTGGCCCAGACCGTCAACCTGCTGGCTGAGTGGCTCATCCAGACAG gtgTTGAACCGGTGCAAGTTCAGGAAACTGTGGAAAATCACCTGAAGAGTTTATTGATCAAACATTTTGACCCCCGCAAAGCAGATTCTATTTTTACCGAAGAAGGAGAG ACCCCCGCGTGGCTCGAACAGATGATTGCACACACCACGTGGAGGGATCTCTTTTACAAACTGGCCGAAGCCCATCCAGACTGCCTGATGCTGAACTTCACGGTCAAG CTGATTTCCGACGCAGGGTACCAGGGAGAGATAACCAGCGTGTCCACAGCCTGCCAGCAGCTGGAAGTGTTCTCCAGAGTGCTCCGCACCTCTCTGGCCACCATTTTGGATGGAGGAGAAGAAAACCTTGAGAAAAATCTCCCTGAGTTTGCC AAAATGGTGTGTCACGGGGAGCACACGTACCTGCTCGCCCAGGCCGTGATGTCCGTGCTGGCCCAGGAGGAGCAGGGCGGGTCCGCCGTGCGCAGGATCGCGCAGGAGGTGCAGCGCTTCGCCCAGGAGAA AGGCCATGATGCCAGTCAGATCACACTTGCCCTGGGCACAGCCGCCTCCTACCCCAGGGCTTGCCAGGCCCTTGGGGCCATGTTATCCAAAGGAGCCCTGAATCCGGCCGACATCACAGTCCTCTTCAAGATGTTCACGAGCATGGACCCACCTCCTGTTGAACTT ATCCGGGTGCCGGCCTTCCTGGGCCTGTTCATGCAGTCGCTCTTTAAACCGGGGGCCAGGATCAACCAGGACCACAAGCACAAGTACATCCACATCCTGGCGTACGCTGCCAGCGTGGTCGAGACCTGGAAGAAG AACAAGCGTGTGGGCATCAACAAGGACGAGCTGAAGTCGACGTCGAAAGCCGTGGAGACCGTCCACAATCTGTGCTGTAACGAGAACAAAGGGGCCTCGGAACTGGTGGCCGAGCTCAGCACGCTTTATCAGTGCATTCG GTTCCCCGTGGTGGCCATGGGGGTGCTGAAGTGGGTGGACTGGACCGTGTCAGAGCCGAGGTACTTCCAGCTGCAGACGGACCACACCCCGGTGCACCTGGCCCTGCTGGACGAG ATCAGCACCTGCCACCAGCTCCTGCACCCGCAGGTCCTGCAGCTGCTCGTGAAGCTCTTTGAGACGGAGCACTCCCAGCTGGACGTGATGGAGCAG cTTGAGCTGAAGAAGACCCTGTTGGACAGGATGGTTCACCTGCTGAGTCGAGGTTATGTACTTCCTGTTGTCAGTTACATCCGAAAGTGTCTGGAGAAGCTGGACACTGACATTTCACTCATTCGCTATTTTGTAACTGAG GTGCTGGACGTGATTGCCCCTCCGTACACCTCTGACTTCGTGCAGCTCTTCCTCCCCATCTTGGAGAACGACAGCATCGCGGGCACCATTAAGACAGAGGGCGAGCACGACCCCGTGACGGAATTTATAG CTCACTGCAAGTCTAACTTCATCCTGGTGAACTAA
- the NELFCD gene encoding negative elongation factor C/D isoform X2 has protein sequence MRRVDRMFPSDHSDCLEEEEEVKKQEEDYGEGEDDAEVQQECLHKFSTRDYIMEPSIFNTLKRYFQAGGSPENVIQLLSENYTAVAQTVNLLAEWLIQTGVEPVQVQETVENHLKSLLIKHFDPRKADSIFTEEGETPAWLEQMIAHTTWRDLFYKLAEAHPDCLMLNFTVKLISDAGYQGEITSVSTACQQLEVFSRVLRTSLATILDGGEENLEKNLPEFAKMVCHGEHTYLLAQAVMSVLAQEEQGGSAVRRIAQEVQRFAQEKGHDASQITLALGTAASYPRACQALGAMLSKGALNPADITVLFKMFTSMDPPPVELIRVPAFLGLFMQSLFKPGARINQDHKHKYIHILAYAASVVETWKKNKRVGINKDELKSTSKAVETVHNLCCNENKGASELVAELSTLYQCIRFPVVAMGVLKWVDWTVSEPRYFQLQTDHTPVHLALLDEISTCHQLLHPQVLQLLVKLFETEHSQLDVMEQLELKKTLLDRMVHLLSRGAGRDCPSVHL, from the exons ATGAGACGGGTGGACCGGATGTTCCCTTCGGATCATTCTGACTgcttggaggaggaagaggaagtcaAAAAG CAGGAGGAGGATTACGGAGAGGGGGAAGACGACGCGGAGGTCCAGCAGGAATGCCTCCACAAGTTCTCCACCCGGGACTATATAATGGAGCCCTCCATCTTCAACACGCTGAAGAG GTATTTTCAGGCAGGAGGGTCTCCGGAGAACGTGATCCAGCTGCTCTCAGAGAACTACACGGCCGTGGCCCAGACCGTCAACCTGCTGGCTGAGTGGCTCATCCAGACAG gtgTTGAACCGGTGCAAGTTCAGGAAACTGTGGAAAATCACCTGAAGAGTTTATTGATCAAACATTTTGACCCCCGCAAAGCAGATTCTATTTTTACCGAAGAAGGAGAG ACCCCCGCGTGGCTCGAACAGATGATTGCACACACCACGTGGAGGGATCTCTTTTACAAACTGGCCGAAGCCCATCCAGACTGCCTGATGCTGAACTTCACGGTCAAG CTGATTTCCGACGCAGGGTACCAGGGAGAGATAACCAGCGTGTCCACAGCCTGCCAGCAGCTGGAAGTGTTCTCCAGAGTGCTCCGCACCTCTCTGGCCACCATTTTGGATGGAGGAGAAGAAAACCTTGAGAAAAATCTCCCTGAGTTTGCC AAAATGGTGTGTCACGGGGAGCACACGTACCTGCTCGCCCAGGCCGTGATGTCCGTGCTGGCCCAGGAGGAGCAGGGCGGGTCCGCCGTGCGCAGGATCGCGCAGGAGGTGCAGCGCTTCGCCCAGGAGAA AGGCCATGATGCCAGTCAGATCACACTTGCCCTGGGCACAGCCGCCTCCTACCCCAGGGCTTGCCAGGCCCTTGGGGCCATGTTATCCAAAGGAGCCCTGAATCCGGCCGACATCACAGTCCTCTTCAAGATGTTCACGAGCATGGACCCACCTCCTGTTGAACTT ATCCGGGTGCCGGCCTTCCTGGGCCTGTTCATGCAGTCGCTCTTTAAACCGGGGGCCAGGATCAACCAGGACCACAAGCACAAGTACATCCACATCCTGGCGTACGCTGCCAGCGTGGTCGAGACCTGGAAGAAG AACAAGCGTGTGGGCATCAACAAGGACGAGCTGAAGTCGACGTCGAAAGCCGTGGAGACCGTCCACAATCTGTGCTGTAACGAGAACAAAGGGGCCTCGGAACTGGTGGCCGAGCTCAGCACGCTTTATCAGTGCATTCG GTTCCCCGTGGTGGCCATGGGGGTGCTGAAGTGGGTGGACTGGACCGTGTCAGAGCCGAGGTACTTCCAGCTGCAGACGGACCACACCCCGGTGCACCTGGCCCTGCTGGACGAG ATCAGCACCTGCCACCAGCTCCTGCACCCGCAGGTCCTGCAGCTGCTCGTGAAGCTCTTTGAGACGGAGCACTCCCAGCTGGACGTGATGGAGCAG cTTGAGCTGAAGAAGACCCTGTTGGACAGGATGGTTCACCTGCTGAGTCGAG GTGCTGGACGTGATTGCCCCTCCGTACACCTCTGA